A genome region from Geodermatophilus bullaregiensis includes the following:
- a CDS encoding uridine kinase family protein, translating to MTPTLPAGEPEAGPWRPVPVPALLDLVLAAAGDPRGRPRIVAVDGRGASGTSTLAARLSALAPASAVVHTDDLAWHEPLFAWGHLLADGVLRPLHEGRGLSYRPPQWDRRGRDGVVAVPPGSDLVIVEGTGASHREHADLVDATVWVQSDAAEAERRGIARDVADGVNGDPEQAAAFWHEWMREELPFLTRQRPWQRACVVVNGTPRRRLGSDHVEIAPPPTGGGDAAGHGVPREVGDPGAP from the coding sequence CGCCCCGTACCCGTGCCGGCACTGCTCGACCTGGTCCTCGCAGCGGCGGGCGACCCTCGCGGACGGCCCCGGATCGTCGCCGTCGACGGCCGCGGCGCCTCGGGCACGTCGACGCTCGCCGCCCGCCTGTCCGCACTGGCCCCCGCGTCCGCGGTGGTGCACACCGACGACCTGGCCTGGCACGAGCCGCTGTTCGCCTGGGGCCACCTGCTGGCCGACGGCGTGCTCCGGCCGCTGCACGAGGGACGGGGGCTGTCCTACCGGCCACCGCAGTGGGACCGGCGCGGGCGCGACGGGGTCGTCGCCGTCCCCCCGGGGTCGGACCTCGTCATCGTCGAGGGGACCGGCGCGAGCCACCGCGAGCACGCGGACCTGGTCGACGCCACCGTCTGGGTGCAGTCGGACGCAGCGGAGGCGGAGCGGCGCGGCATCGCCCGCGACGTCGCCGACGGCGTGAACGGCGACCCCGAGCAGGCCGCCGCGTTCTGGCACGAGTGGATGCGCGAGGAGCTCCCCTTCCTCACCCGCCAGCGGCCGTGGCAGCGGGCCTGCGTCGTGGTCAACGGCACGCCCCGGAGGCGGCTCGGCAGCGACCACGTCGAGATCGCGCCCCCGCCGACCGGTGGCGGGGACGCGGCCGGACACGGCGTGCCGCGGGAGGTCGGCGACCCCGGCGCGCCGTGA
- a CDS encoding helix-turn-helix transcriptional regulator → MTSRTAAAQHLRDLARLRRVRDRIDREYAQPLDVEALARGEHVSAGHLSRAFRLAYGESPYAYVMTRRIERAMALLRRGDLSVTEVCFAVGCSSLGTFSTRFTELVGVPPSTYRRLAADGTAGVPPCVVKQVTRPVRNREARAPGASLA, encoded by the coding sequence GTGACCAGCCGGACCGCCGCGGCGCAGCACCTGCGCGACCTCGCGCGGCTGCGCCGCGTCCGCGACCGGATCGACCGCGAGTACGCGCAGCCGCTGGACGTCGAGGCGCTCGCGCGCGGCGAGCACGTGTCGGCCGGACATCTCAGCCGCGCCTTCCGGCTCGCCTATGGCGAGTCGCCGTACGCCTACGTGATGACGCGGCGCATCGAGCGTGCGATGGCACTGCTGCGTCGGGGCGACCTCAGCGTCACCGAGGTCTGCTTCGCGGTGGGCTGCTCGTCGCTGGGCACCTTCAGCACCCGCTTCACCGAGCTGGTCGGCGTGCCGCCCAGCACCTACCGGCGCCTCGCGGCGGACGGGACGGCGGGGGTGCCGCCGTGCGTGGTGAAGCAGGTGACCAGACCGGTCAGGAATCGAGAAGCCCGGGCACCCGGGGCGTCCCTAGCGTGA
- a CDS encoding VOC family protein produces the protein MDLTIHSTFLPQDDPDAALAFYRDTLGFEVRNDVGSGGMRWITVGPPDQPGTSIVLHPPAVDPGITDDERRTITEMMAKGTYAILVLATKDLDGTFEQLRAGGAEVVQEPTQQPYGIRDCAVRDPAGNLIRINELH, from the coding sequence ATGGACCTCACCATCCACTCGACCTTCCTCCCGCAGGACGACCCCGACGCCGCTCTGGCCTTCTACCGCGACACCCTCGGCTTCGAGGTCCGCAACGACGTCGGCTCCGGCGGGATGCGCTGGATCACGGTCGGCCCTCCCGACCAGCCCGGCACCTCGATCGTGCTGCACCCGCCGGCCGTCGACCCCGGCATCACCGACGACGAGCGCCGCACCATCACCGAGATGATGGCCAAGGGCACCTACGCGATCCTCGTCCTGGCCACCAAGGACCTCGACGGGACCTTCGAGCAGCTGCGGGCCGGCGGCGCCGAGGTCGTCCAGGAGCCGACCCAGCAGCCCTACGGGATCCGCGACTGCGCCGTCCGCGACCCCGCCGGCAACCTGATCCGCATCAACGAGCTGCACTGA
- a CDS encoding LysR family transcriptional regulator encodes MWRHVELRELRVFLALAEELHFGRTADRLALTQSRISQSLRDLERKLGLQLVARTSRRVALTPAGVRFREDAGRALAALEDVLRAAQETGEQLDEPVRIGILSAAQITPVLRDVVAAFEVAHPRGTVEFVGLPFADRFGPLRSGDVQLVVTSLPIDQPDLAVGPVLSRHRRLLAVGRTHPLAVGPDVSIEDLADHPIGDLAVAAPPELLDEMTPRQTPSGRPVRRAGAPIRHESELLLAVAGGTVVQPVLAPFAATLQHPDVVYLPIRDLPPSRSVLVWRRADRHRGLHAFLQVVSARAGRPADPAD; translated from the coding sequence GTGTGGCGCCACGTCGAGCTGCGCGAACTGCGGGTGTTCCTCGCGCTCGCCGAGGAGCTGCACTTCGGGCGCACCGCTGACCGGCTGGCGCTGACCCAGTCCCGGATCAGCCAGAGCCTGCGCGACCTCGAGCGGAAGCTGGGGCTCCAGCTGGTGGCCCGCACGAGCCGCCGTGTGGCCCTGACCCCGGCGGGGGTGCGGTTCCGCGAGGACGCCGGCCGCGCCCTGGCCGCCCTCGAGGACGTGCTGCGGGCAGCGCAGGAGACCGGCGAGCAGCTCGACGAGCCGGTGCGCATCGGCATCCTCAGCGCTGCCCAGATCACGCCGGTCCTGCGCGACGTCGTCGCCGCCTTCGAGGTCGCCCATCCGCGCGGCACCGTCGAGTTCGTGGGTCTGCCCTTCGCCGACCGCTTCGGCCCGCTGCGGAGTGGCGACGTGCAGCTCGTGGTCACCTCGCTGCCCATCGACCAGCCCGACCTCGCCGTCGGGCCGGTCCTGTCGCGGCACCGGAGGCTCCTCGCCGTCGGCCGCACCCATCCGCTGGCCGTCGGGCCCGACGTCTCGATCGAGGACCTCGCCGACCACCCCATCGGCGACCTCGCGGTCGCGGCCCCGCCCGAGCTCCTCGACGAGATGACGCCCCGGCAGACCCCGTCCGGCCGACCCGTCCGCCGCGCCGGTGCACCCATCCGCCACGAGTCCGAGCTCCTGCTCGCCGTCGCCGGCGGCACCGTCGTCCAGCCGGTGCTGGCGCCGTTCGCGGCGACGCTGCAGCACCCCGACGTCGTCTACCTGCCCATCCGCGACCTGCCGCCCAGCCGCAGCGTCCTCGTCTGGCGGCGCGCCGACCGCCACCGCGGACTGCACGCGTTCCTGCAGGTCGTCTCGGCGCGCGCCGGGCGACCGGCCGACCCGGCCGACTGA
- a CDS encoding alpha/beta fold hydrolase yields the protein MTTEFVESTDGTRIALERVGAGPVLVLVDGAAMYRAFGTSRALAQRLASSFTVVAYDRRGRGESTDTPPWALEREVDDLTAVLAHATGDAAGRPAAVHTLSSGAVLALHAVAAGAPIRALSMFEPPLDLDGDPTADAAQIDELAQLVRSGRRREAVQAFHRGIGMPPEMIAAQPETVLEVLDGIAPTLVYDMSLSRTGAVSEDLLAAVRVPAQVLSSDTGSGPLGGWAARVAAALPHGEHRTLPGSWHGVPDDVLAEAIRGFAAPLLASAP from the coding sequence ATGACGACCGAGTTCGTGGAGTCGACCGACGGCACGCGCATCGCACTCGAGCGGGTGGGCGCGGGACCGGTCCTGGTGCTGGTGGACGGGGCGGCCATGTACCGGGCGTTCGGCACGTCCCGGGCCCTGGCGCAGCGACTCGCGTCGTCGTTCACGGTCGTGGCCTACGACCGCCGGGGCCGCGGCGAGAGCACCGACACCCCTCCCTGGGCCCTCGAGCGCGAGGTCGACGACCTCACCGCGGTGCTGGCTCACGCGACCGGCGACGCCGCCGGTCGACCGGCGGCCGTGCACACCCTGTCCTCGGGTGCGGTGCTGGCGCTGCACGCGGTGGCGGCCGGGGCGCCGATCCGGGCGCTGTCGATGTTCGAGCCGCCGCTCGACCTCGACGGCGACCCCACCGCCGACGCCGCGCAGATCGACGAGCTGGCGCAGCTGGTGCGCAGCGGACGGCGTCGCGAGGCGGTGCAGGCCTTCCACCGGGGCATCGGCATGCCGCCCGAGATGATCGCCGCGCAGCCGGAGACCGTGCTCGAGGTCCTCGACGGGATCGCCCCCACGCTGGTCTACGACATGTCCCTGTCCCGCACGGGGGCGGTGTCCGAGGACCTCCTGGCCGCAGTTCGCGTGCCGGCGCAGGTGCTGTCCAGCGACACCGGCAGCGGCCCGCTGGGCGGCTGGGCGGCGCGGGTGGCCGCCGCCCTGCCGCACGGCGAGCACCGCACGCTGCCCGGCAGCTGGCACGGGGTGCCCGACGACGTCCTGGCCGAGGCGATCCGCGGCTTCGCGGCGCCGCTGCTCGCGTCGGCGCCGTGA
- a CDS encoding CHAT domain-containing protein, whose protein sequence is MTVLTGLRNAADEYADLEIGLHRRDAVTWTVELRFSLPRTDAETQLGVSGPLLAKINPHELDALEDEEEYGLALGSGLFGHGVSTAFQTAVATSQSQGVRLRVRLVMGSSATALHGVRWETLRNPTDGSTLLTNENVLFSRYLSSQDWRPVGVRPRADLTALAVVAGPSDLGSIDAGRPLAPVRVDEEVARAREGLASLELRTLPGIAAPTAENMLGQIRHGYDVLYLVCHGYVVNDEPVLLLIDDQGNTAPLLGSELISRLRDLPRLPRLVFLASCQSAGAGADRRSEDAGVLAALGPRLAEVGVPAVVAMQGNISMTTAATFTKAFFRSLDTDGLVDRATAVARAAVRDRADWWVPTLFMRLKSGRLWYTPGIAPSGERFDKWPSLITDFKVGKCTPIIGPGISDALLGTRQEIAMNWARSYRFPMAPYNRESLPQVAQYLSINQNRRFPRLELENHLRRTLVERYRDDLPADLLDEDAPLEDLIAAAWEARHQREEVDPYSALAQLPAPVYVTTQPSRLLARALRNAGREPEVELCRWHEDTDWPESVFEREPGYRPTPNRPLIYHLLGTFDEPESLVLTEDNYFDFLIGITRNQDLVPKPVRRRLSDSALMFVGFRLDEWDFRVLYRSLMRSEGGRRRDEYTHVAVQIDPEEGTTIDAGRARKYLENYFSSARVSLYWGSTEHFVKELNDAWGARR, encoded by the coding sequence ATGACCGTCCTCACGGGTTTGCGGAACGCAGCGGACGAGTACGCCGACCTCGAGATCGGCCTCCACCGGCGCGACGCGGTGACCTGGACTGTCGAGCTCCGCTTCTCGTTGCCCCGCACCGACGCCGAGACGCAATTGGGTGTGTCCGGGCCGCTGCTGGCGAAGATCAACCCGCACGAGCTCGACGCCCTCGAGGACGAGGAGGAGTACGGCCTGGCGCTCGGTTCCGGCCTCTTCGGCCACGGGGTGAGCACTGCCTTCCAGACGGCGGTCGCGACATCGCAGAGCCAGGGCGTGCGTCTGCGCGTGCGCCTGGTGATGGGCAGCAGCGCCACCGCGCTGCACGGTGTCAGGTGGGAGACGCTGCGCAACCCCACGGACGGCTCGACCCTGCTGACGAACGAGAACGTGCTGTTCTCGCGATACCTGAGCAGCCAGGACTGGCGCCCCGTGGGAGTCCGGCCCCGGGCGGACCTGACGGCGCTCGCCGTGGTCGCAGGGCCCTCGGATCTCGGCTCGATCGACGCCGGACGCCCCCTGGCCCCCGTGCGCGTCGACGAGGAAGTCGCCCGTGCCAGGGAGGGGCTGGCCTCCTTGGAGCTGAGGACGCTTCCCGGGATTGCCGCTCCAACCGCCGAGAACATGCTCGGCCAGATCCGTCACGGGTACGACGTCCTCTATCTGGTCTGTCACGGCTACGTCGTCAACGACGAGCCGGTGCTGCTGCTCATCGACGACCAAGGCAACACCGCCCCACTACTGGGCAGCGAGCTGATCAGCCGGTTGCGTGACCTACCTCGCCTGCCTCGCTTGGTGTTCCTGGCGTCCTGCCAAAGCGCCGGTGCGGGCGCGGACCGCCGCAGCGAGGATGCCGGCGTACTGGCCGCGCTGGGTCCCCGGCTGGCTGAGGTCGGCGTCCCCGCGGTGGTGGCGATGCAGGGGAACATCTCCATGACGACCGCGGCCACCTTCACCAAGGCCTTCTTCCGGAGCCTGGATACGGATGGGCTCGTGGACCGCGCAACAGCAGTGGCCCGGGCAGCCGTGCGCGACCGGGCCGACTGGTGGGTGCCCACGCTGTTCATGCGACTGAAGAGCGGACGACTGTGGTACACGCCGGGCATCGCCCCCAGTGGTGAGCGGTTCGACAAGTGGCCCTCGCTAATCACCGACTTCAAGGTCGGGAAGTGCACCCCGATCATCGGCCCGGGAATCAGCGACGCGCTGCTCGGGACCCGCCAGGAGATCGCCATGAATTGGGCCCGGAGCTACCGATTCCCCATGGCGCCCTACAACCGGGAGAGCCTTCCCCAGGTCGCGCAGTACCTGTCGATCAACCAGAACCGGCGCTTCCCCCGGCTGGAACTCGAGAACCACCTGCGACGGACCCTGGTGGAGCGATACCGGGACGACCTGCCGGCGGACCTGCTGGACGAGGACGCCCCGCTCGAGGACCTCATTGCGGCGGCCTGGGAGGCCCGCCATCAGCGCGAGGAGGTCGACCCCTACTCAGCGCTGGCCCAGCTGCCCGCACCGGTGTACGTCACGACCCAGCCCTCGCGCCTGCTGGCCAGGGCCTTACGCAACGCCGGCCGGGAACCGGAGGTGGAACTCTGTCGCTGGCACGAGGACACCGACTGGCCCGAGTCGGTGTTCGAGCGGGAGCCGGGATACCGGCCCACCCCGAATCGCCCGCTGATCTACCACTTGCTCGGAACGTTCGACGAACCCGAGTCCCTCGTGCTTACCGAGGACAACTATTTCGACTTCCTCATCGGCATCACCCGCAACCAGGACCTCGTGCCGAAGCCCGTGCGACGGCGGCTGTCGGACTCGGCCCTCATGTTCGTGGGGTTCCGCCTCGACGAGTGGGACTTCCGGGTCCTGTACCGCAGCCTGATGCGGTCGGAGGGGGGCCGGCGGCGCGACGAGTACACCCACGTGGCCGTCCAGATTGACCCCGAGGAGGGGACCACGATCGACGCGGGACGTGCCCGGAAGTACCTGGAGAACTACTTCAGCAGCGCCCGCGTCTCCCTGTACTGGGGCAGCACCGAACACTTCGTCAAGGAGTTGAATGACGCCTGGGGTGCCCGGAGATGA
- a CDS encoding AAA family ATPase, producing MTSTDTPQRVSNPYVGPTSFRLGDALYGRDREREDLVDLLVAERIVLLYSPSGAGKTSLIQAALVPALRDDGFEVLPVIRVTHTLEPRPGLPAPRNRYVMSVLLSLEEGLPPETQRPVAELATLTLRQYLEAYADRDGLPDNEVLLFDQFEEVLTADPTDEAAKHEFFRQLGEALRDRGYWALFSMREDFLAALDPYLHHVPTRLRTTFRLDLLSVDEALEAMRRPAQDTGVNFTEEAARQLVDDLRTVRVQRPGGVTEALGSYVEPVQLQVACHLLWSMLPHDASEITRGDVEALGRVDQALGDYYAERVLAAAEQTGVPERVIRDWFEERLITPQGLRSQVLQGPEPSTEAGHRLLGELLDAHLVRAESRRQATWYELAHDRLIEPVRRDNAAWRAQHLSSLERATVLWDQEGRPDRLLLLGTDLALAEQDEVVRTGALTRRQQEFIQASRRADEQVRLERRTAAALHRSARRLKIVVAVTTLLAVAAGYFLVQSRQAESRVQAQETIYQLLSGVHRDLARNQQRAVPLAAVAADTAAFAADESRSDGLDEPIRDLLYETASASPVSMALRGQGPALSASLSRDGTTVVTAGVEALQIWDRTTGEAEERLPLSDASDVFAVDISSDGLTVVAGFVGGSILVWDVASGGIERWDESTGLLWNVLVSPDGTKVVTIGYDEQVQVWDRAGTPLFAVADKGSTSANDAAFSPDGRTLATVSDAPSAVLWDAATGDEIGRVPLPSGASEVTVGPYGQTLGTITSDQTVTVWDVASRRPLHEPFPEAPDPAAANALYRTLDADLSRTLTFQADGQLTVHDAATGRLVAQATVPGAALTQASFDVTDPSAVLVLSQDSDPAFWQLRPTGVNDAGAQAAFTLVVTSEQTFTIAADGTLSAWDARGGHHVISGAEGHLVSALAADPDGRQVAGITEDGRVHVWDVETGREVVVLGPDDFSMSDLAFTPDGAAIITGGWDGRLVRWDAGTGAELDVVMDDPNRSIAQVRVAPNGSRVLATLDPVSQDPSSPGNAQPVAVVLPLPGPGEPVELRLETAAEHEISDATWEYVNDAMFTHDGQDVALGTSSGRVASFDAGSGDLTWLEPVHSGAVRYVVIGPAGEVLTAGLDQQAVLSHPDTGERTRAVPTDSAPVAATFTPGGRHVALFHTNGHRSIMPLDNDDLLDLVRSKIVYDLSDADCRSYGLAKDC from the coding sequence ATGACCTCCACCGACACGCCCCAGCGCGTCAGCAACCCCTACGTCGGCCCGACGTCGTTCCGTCTCGGCGACGCGCTCTACGGACGCGACCGTGAGCGGGAGGACCTGGTCGACCTGCTCGTGGCGGAACGGATCGTCCTGCTATACTCCCCGTCCGGAGCCGGGAAGACGTCGCTGATTCAGGCCGCCCTCGTACCGGCGCTGCGGGACGACGGCTTCGAGGTCCTGCCGGTGATCCGCGTCACACACACGCTGGAGCCGCGACCTGGACTGCCGGCGCCCCGCAACCGCTACGTGATGAGCGTGCTGCTTTCCCTCGAGGAGGGGCTTCCGCCAGAGACCCAGCGCCCGGTCGCCGAGCTGGCCACACTGACGCTGCGCCAATACCTGGAGGCCTACGCCGACCGCGACGGCCTGCCTGACAACGAGGTGCTGCTCTTCGACCAGTTCGAGGAGGTGCTCACCGCCGATCCTACCGACGAGGCGGCCAAGCACGAGTTCTTCCGGCAACTGGGCGAGGCACTCCGCGACCGGGGCTACTGGGCGCTGTTCTCCATGCGGGAGGACTTCCTCGCCGCCCTGGACCCGTACCTGCACCACGTCCCCACGCGACTGCGGACGACGTTCCGGCTGGACCTGCTGTCCGTGGACGAGGCGCTCGAGGCGATGCGCCGCCCCGCGCAGGACACGGGCGTCAACTTTACCGAGGAGGCTGCTCGGCAGCTGGTGGACGACCTGCGGACCGTACGTGTGCAGCGGCCGGGTGGTGTCACCGAGGCGCTGGGCTCCTATGTCGAGCCGGTCCAACTGCAGGTCGCCTGCCACCTGTTGTGGTCGATGCTGCCCCACGACGCCAGTGAGATCACGCGTGGCGACGTCGAGGCCTTGGGGCGAGTGGACCAGGCGCTGGGCGACTACTACGCCGAGCGCGTCCTCGCCGCCGCGGAACAGACCGGGGTGCCCGAGCGGGTCATCCGGGACTGGTTCGAGGAGCGCCTCATCACCCCACAGGGACTACGGAGCCAGGTGCTGCAGGGTCCCGAGCCCTCCACGGAGGCCGGACACCGCCTCCTGGGTGAACTTCTCGACGCCCACCTCGTCCGTGCGGAGAGCCGCCGGCAGGCCACCTGGTACGAGCTAGCGCACGACCGGTTGATCGAACCCGTCCGGCGCGACAACGCCGCCTGGCGCGCCCAGCACCTCTCCTCTCTGGAGCGGGCGACTGTGCTCTGGGACCAGGAGGGCCGGCCTGATCGCCTGCTGCTTCTCGGCACGGACCTCGCCCTGGCCGAGCAGGACGAAGTTGTCCGGACAGGCGCCCTCACACGCCGACAGCAGGAGTTCATCCAAGCGTCCCGGCGGGCCGACGAGCAGGTTCGTCTCGAGCGACGGACCGCGGCGGCGCTGCATCGCTCCGCGCGGCGACTGAAGATCGTGGTCGCTGTGACGACGTTGCTGGCCGTCGCCGCGGGCTACTTCCTCGTTCAGTCGCGCCAGGCTGAGAGTCGAGTCCAGGCTCAGGAGACGATCTATCAATTGCTGTCAGGCGTGCATCGTGACCTCGCCCGGAATCAACAGCGAGCGGTGCCTCTAGCGGCGGTCGCAGCCGACACAGCGGCGTTCGCGGCCGACGAGTCCAGGTCTGACGGCCTCGACGAGCCGATTCGCGACCTCCTGTACGAGACCGCCTCCGCATCCCCGGTCTCGATGGCATTGCGCGGACAGGGGCCGGCGCTCTCAGCATCGCTGTCCCGGGACGGCACGACCGTGGTGACTGCGGGAGTGGAGGCCCTCCAGATCTGGGACAGAACAACAGGGGAGGCTGAAGAACGACTACCCCTTTCGGACGCCTCGGATGTCTTCGCTGTAGACATCAGCTCCGACGGGCTCACCGTGGTCGCCGGCTTCGTCGGCGGCAGCATCCTCGTCTGGGACGTGGCCTCGGGCGGCATCGAGCGATGGGACGAGAGCACCGGTCTCCTATGGAATGTGCTCGTCTCGCCGGACGGGACCAAGGTGGTTACGATCGGCTACGACGAGCAGGTCCAGGTGTGGGACCGCGCAGGCACCCCGCTCTTCGCGGTTGCCGACAAGGGTTCCACGAGCGCAAACGACGCCGCGTTCAGCCCCGACGGCCGGACTCTAGCCACCGTCAGTGACGCCCCCTCCGCCGTCCTCTGGGACGCTGCCACCGGGGACGAGATCGGCCGGGTTCCACTCCCCTCGGGCGCTTCGGAGGTCACGGTCGGCCCATACGGGCAGACCCTGGGGACGATCACGTCCGACCAGACGGTCACCGTCTGGGACGTGGCTTCGAGGCGTCCCCTGCACGAGCCCTTCCCCGAGGCCCCGGACCCCGCGGCCGCAAACGCGCTGTACCGGACGCTCGATGCGGACCTCTCCCGGACTTTGACATTCCAGGCCGACGGTCAGCTGACGGTGCACGACGCCGCCACGGGTCGGCTGGTCGCGCAGGCGACCGTCCCGGGGGCGGCGCTCACGCAGGCCAGTTTCGACGTCACCGATCCCAGCGCGGTCCTGGTGCTGTCCCAGGACAGTGACCCGGCGTTCTGGCAGCTCCGGCCCACGGGCGTCAATGACGCGGGTGCGCAGGCTGCGTTCACCCTCGTCGTGACGAGTGAGCAGACGTTCACCATCGCGGCGGACGGGACCCTCAGCGCGTGGGATGCCCGAGGCGGCCACCACGTCATCTCCGGCGCGGAGGGACACCTCGTCTCCGCACTGGCGGCCGACCCGGACGGCCGCCAAGTGGCAGGCATCACCGAGGACGGGCGGGTGCACGTCTGGGACGTGGAGACGGGCCGCGAGGTGGTGGTCCTGGGACCGGACGACTTTTCAATGAGTGATCTGGCATTCACTCCCGACGGCGCCGCAATCATCACCGGGGGGTGGGACGGGAGACTGGTTAGGTGGGACGCCGGCACCGGCGCGGAGTTGGACGTCGTGATGGACGACCCGAACCGCTCCATCGCCCAGGTCAGAGTCGCCCCCAACGGTTCACGCGTCCTCGCGACCCTCGACCCCGTGTCGCAGGACCCGTCGTCCCCGGGGAACGCGCAGCCGGTTGCGGTCGTGCTGCCATTGCCTGGGCCGGGGGAGCCTGTGGAACTCCGGCTGGAGACAGCGGCCGAGCACGAAATCTCGGATGCCACATGGGAATACGTGAACGATGCCATGTTTACTCATGACGGGCAGGACGTCGCCCTGGGGACTTCGAGTGGGCGGGTCGCCTCCTTCGACGCCGGGAGCGGTGATCTCACGTGGCTGGAGCCGGTGCACTCGGGTGCTGTCCGGTACGTCGTCATCGGCCCGGCCGGTGAGGTACTGACCGCGGGCCTAGACCAGCAGGCGGTCCTCTCCCATCCTGATACGGGGGAGCGGACACGGGCGGTGCCCACCGACTCGGCGCCCGTGGCCGCGACCTTCACGCCTGGCGGCAGGCATGTTGCGCTCTTCCACACCAATGGTCACCGGAGCATCATGCCGCTGGATAACGACGACCTCCTGGACCTAGTCAGGTCCAAGATTGTCTATGACCTATCCGATGCGGACTGCAGGTCCTACGGATTAGCTAAGGACTGCTAA
- a CDS encoding IS481 family transposase: MAHANARTTVYARKLIVDRVGAGHRPGEVAKQLRVSRQTVDKWLRRYRAEGEAGLADRSSRPHRMPRQTSPETTAAIVAARTEHHAGPVRLAAILGLAASTIGAVLARAGRPRLAEVDRLTGELLRGRRHSDRRYERAHPGVLLHIDVNKLGRIPAGGGWRVHGRSEEVRGRGLGWDYVHVAVDEHTRLAYAEVLSDQRVVTCAGFLTRAAAWFAARGVIVRRVLTDNAKSYRVGRAWIAVCAQLGIGRRFIKPGRPATFGNAERFNRTLQTEWAYATAWTSNDERTAALDSWLEHYNTARSHSALGGHPPVSRLAA; the protein is encoded by the coding sequence GTGGCCCACGCTAATGCCCGCACGACCGTCTATGCCCGCAAGCTGATCGTCGACCGCGTCGGAGCCGGTCACCGGCCCGGCGAGGTGGCCAAGCAGCTGAGAGTGAGCCGACAGACGGTCGACAAGTGGCTCCGCCGCTACCGCGCCGAGGGCGAGGCCGGGCTGGCCGACCGCTCGTCCCGGCCGCATCGGATGCCCCGCCAGACCTCGCCGGAGACGACCGCGGCGATCGTGGCCGCGCGCACCGAGCACCATGCCGGCCCGGTTCGGCTGGCCGCGATCCTGGGCCTGGCAGCCTCCACCATCGGTGCGGTCCTCGCCCGCGCCGGCCGGCCCCGGCTGGCCGAGGTCGACCGGCTCACCGGCGAGCTGCTGCGCGGCCGGCGGCACAGCGACCGCCGGTATGAGCGCGCCCATCCCGGCGTTCTGCTGCACATCGACGTCAACAAGCTCGGCCGGATCCCCGCCGGCGGCGGCTGGCGGGTCCACGGCCGCTCGGAGGAGGTCCGCGGTCGCGGCCTGGGCTGGGACTACGTGCACGTCGCCGTCGACGAGCACACCCGGCTGGCCTACGCCGAGGTGCTGTCTGACCAGCGGGTGGTCACCTGTGCCGGTTTCTTGACCCGGGCGGCGGCCTGGTTCGCCGCCCGCGGCGTCATCGTGCGTCGGGTGCTGACCGACAACGCCAAGAGCTACCGAGTCGGGCGGGCCTGGATCGCCGTCTGCGCCCAGCTGGGCATCGGCCGCCGGTTCATCAAGCCCGGCCGGCCCGCGACCTTCGGCAACGCCGAGCGGTTCAACCGCACCCTGCAGACCGAGTGGGCCTACGCCACCGCCTGGACCAGCAACGACGAGCGCACCGCCGCCCTGGACAGCTGGCTGGAGCACTACAACACTGCCCGCAGCCACTCCGCCCTCGGAGGTCACCCGCCGGTCAGCCGCCTCGCCGCGTGA